The Phacochoerus africanus isolate WHEZ1 chromosome 15, ROS_Pafr_v1, whole genome shotgun sequence genome has a segment encoding these proteins:
- the PISD gene encoding phosphatidylserine decarboxylase proenzyme, mitochondrial isoform X3, with amino-acid sequence MCQSEARRGPELRAAKWLYFPQLALRRRLGQLSCMSKPALKLRSWPLTVLYYLLPFGALRPLSRVGWKPVSRVALYKSVPTRLLSRAWGRLNQVELPHWLRRPVYSLYIWTFGVNMKEAAVEDLHHYRNLSEFFRRKLKPQARPVCGLHSVISPSDGKILNFGQVKNCEVEQVKGVTYSLESFLGPRNSTEDLAFPPATSRGSFRSQLVTREGNELYHCVIYLAPGDYHCFHSPTDWTVSHRRHFPGSLMSVNPGMARWIKELFCHNERVVLTGDWKHGFFSLTAVGATNVGSIRIYFDQDLHTNSPRYSKGSYNDFSFVTHTNKEGIPMRKGEHLGEFNLGSTIVLIFEAPKDFNFKLKAGQKIRFGEALGSL; translated from the exons GTTGTACTTTCCCCAGCTGGCCCTGAGGCGGAGGCTGGGACAGCTGAGCTGCATGTCCAAACCCGCCCTGAAACTGCGCTCCTGGCCCCTGACAGTCCTCTACTACCTCCTGCCCTTTGGCGCCCTTAGGCCACTCAGCCGGGTGGGATGGAAGCCTGTGAGCAGG GTGGCCCTGTACAAGTCGGTGCCCACGCGCTTGCTGTCGCGGGCCTGGGGCCGCCTCAACCAAGTGGAGCTGCCGCACTGGCTGCGCAGGCCCGTCTATAGCCTGTACATTTGGACCTTCGGGGTGAACATGAAGGAGGCCGCCGTGGAGGACCTGCACCACTACCGCAACCTCAGCGAGTTCTTCCGGCGCAAGCTCAAGCCGCAGGCCCGGCCCGTCTGCGGCCTGCACAGTGTG ATCAGCCCATCCGATGGAAAGATCCTCAACTTTGGGCAGGTGAAGAACTGCGAGGTGGAGCAGGTGAAGGGGGTCACCTACTCACTGGAGTCGTTCCTGGGCCCACGAAACTCCACAGAGGACCTGGCCTTCCCACCAG CCACCTCCCGTGGCTCCTTCAGGAGCCAGCTGGTCACACGGGAAGGGAACGAGCTCTACCACTGCGTCATCTACTTAGCACCCGGAGACTACCACTGCTTCCACTCCCCCACTGACTGGACTGTCTCCCACCGGCGCCACTTCCCAG GCTCCCTGATGTCTGTGAACCCTGGTATGGCCCGCTGGATCAAAGAGCTCTTCTGCCACAACGAGCGGGTAGTTCTGACAGGGGATTGGAAACACGGCTTCTTCTCGCTGACGGCTGTGGGAGCCACCAACGTGGGCTCCATCCGGATCTACTTCGACCAG GACCTGCACACCAACAGCCCACGCTACAGCAAGGGCTCCTACAACGACTTCAGCTTCGTGACACACACCAACAAGGAGGGCATCCCCATGCGCAAGGGCGAGCACCTGGGCGAGTTCAACCTGGGCTCCACCATCGTGCTCATCTTTGAGGCCCCCAAGGACTTCAACTTCAAGCTGAAAGCGGGACAGAAAATCCGATTTGGGGAGGCTCTGGGCTCCCTCTAG